GTAGGTCATTTTGATTGGTTTAATCGCTTGTACTTGGAgctacatttaaataaattcaagtgACAATGTTTTTGTGCGGGTGGAGGACCTGACTTTGCACCATTTACAGCACTTTTTCTGGCTCAAAATCAGTGCTGAACACCGTAGAATGCTTTGCGTTCATGAGGCACATTTGTAACGGGTAATAAAGATACTtcatttcttatattttattaatttttaggtAAGTAGATTTGTATAAACTACTAACTAAAACTTTAGTTCTGATATAGTAAACAAAGCTGTTATAACCCCTTCTGATTTAACACCACGCCCCTGACAGCAGCTGACTACACTTTGAACGTTAACCAACATTAAACCGGCTGCTTGTTTATCAGCTGTCCATTGGTTTTGTAACTGATCCACAGAATAATcaaaagtatatattaaaGTACTCCAATACAACCGAAAATGATGCGCTACGAGGGTAACGAGCGGCTGGCCGATGAGACAGCGTGTGCGGGAGTGCGTGCGGATCTGAAGATGTGCCTCCTAGAGAGCGAATGCTGCAAAATGGGCAAGACGCCTCGCCAGTGCCTCCAGGGAAACAACGTTCCATCCGAGTGCCAGGTGCTCCGCAACACCTTCTATGAGTGCAAGCGCTCCCTGGTGGGTCTCTATAAAATATCCATAATACCCCCAGCTATCACATATCACCCTATCACCCTTCTTTCAGTTGGATAACCGACAGCGTTTTCGAGGTCGCAAAGGCTACTGagctttaaacttaaattatattattaagcgcttaaaatacaaaaaattacacACATAATCGGGCTTAGTCCATTAATTGCGACGCCGACGGACGCGAGAGATACGCCAGGCATTGGGCTCCTCGTACTTGTTGTACAGCGGCTCCAGGCGCTGATTCTTCTTGAATTTGCTTAGCTTCGTGGGGTCCGAGAAGCGGAAGAAGGACGGAGCAAACTCTACCAGCCATTTGGGATCGATAGTGGTGACCTCACGCATATACTCCTTGGTGGTCTGCACCAGCTCGTGATAGATGACCCACTCTGGCTGGCGATTGAAGAGAGCACTCGACGGATGGATGTAAACCACCTGTGAATCGACGAGGGTACGATATCCCTCCTGTGGATCCTTTTTCGCTGCATTGCGGAAGAATCCGGAGCAGATAGCCTTCTGAATTCGCACAGAGTTTTTTCCAGCAGATACCACATCCAATTTATGTCTGTCCATGATTCCCAGCAGCTGCTTCCTCACATCCTGGCTGCGTTTCAGAGTTCGGATCTGTACGAAGTTTTCGTAGCACCAGGCATTTGAGAATTTGTTGTTCTTCCAACTGTTGTAAACGGCCAGCAGCGTCAGATGGTCACCTGTGGAGAAAGGATCGTTAGTAATTGTTCCACTCGAAATTCCACTTACGGCTGATTGGAATGAGGATTGACTTACCTTCCGCCTGATTGAATTTTGCCTTTTTCTGATCCGCCAGTGCCTGCTTGTCCTTTGGCCTGTAAAACACGTTCTGCACACTGAGCATCGATACAATCGTCAAAATCTCATCGGAGCACTGCAGAGCGACGGACATTATAAGCATCTTGGAGAGATTCGGCTCGAGGGGAAACTCGGCCATGCGTCTGCCCAACCGGGTAAGCAGGCCTTCGTCATCCAATGCTGAGAGGGAATGTAGTTGCTCAAGCGCCATTACCAGCGATTCCACAGGCGGGGCGTCCATGAAATCAAAGTGAAGCAGATCGTTTATCCCCATAGTCTTGAGCTGCAGTACTGTTGTGGCCAGATTTGTGCGCTGGATTTCCGGCACCGGAGTGGGCAGCATTTCATCTCGATAAGCACGTTCCGTATAAAGACGGTAGGTTTTTCCTGGGCCTGTACGCCCGGCTCTGCCCGCtctttgctttgctgctgcttgtgaAATTGGAGTGACCACCAACGAGTCCATGCCCGTTTTCGAGTTGTACACCTTCTGTTTCACGAAACCAGGATCTACCACATAGAAAATACCATCGATCGTCAGGGAAGTTTCCGCAATATTGGTGGCAATAACAACCTTTCGGCTTCCAGCGGGTGCAGGATCAAATATACGCGTCTGCATTTCGGATGGCAATGCTGAATACACCGGCAGAATAATCAGCTCGGGGACATCCGGTCCCAAACTCTTCATTCGCTCGTACAGAATTTCGCAAGCCGTGTCGATTTCTTCCTGACCCGTAAGGAAGAGCAGAATGTCACCAGGAGGTTCTCGCAAATGGATTTGCATCACTGTAATCAGAGAGGCATCCAAATAATCCGTCTCCGGTTCCTTAGTATATAAAACCTCCACGGGAAAGGTTCTTCCGGGAATTGTGAAGATTGGCGCCTTGAAGAAATACTGCGAGAACTTCACCGCGTCCAAGGTGGCGGATGTGACAATTAGCTTCAGTTCTGGTCGCTTTTGCACGGCTGTCTTGAGCAGGCCGAAAAGTACGTCCGTATGGATCGTCCGTTCGTGAGCTTCGTCCAACATAATGACCGAATAACTTTTTAACTCCGCCTCCATTAGGCACTCGCGGAGCAACATACCATCTGTCATGTACTTAATTATGGTTTCCGGACTGGTGCAATCCTCGAAACGAATGGTGTAGCCCACTTCCTGGCCTAACCTGCAACCGTACTCCTCCGCCACACGCTTGGCCACCGACATGGCAGCCACTCTTCTGGGTTGGGTGCAGCCAATTTTTCCTCTAGCAGTGAATCCACATTCGCCCAAATACTGGGTGATCTGTGTGGTCTTTCCCGAACCAGTTTCTCCAATCACAATGAGGATCTGGTTGTCCGTGACCGCTTTGATCAGATCATCACGCAGCTTGTATATGGGCAACGACTGGCGCTGCTCCACTAGCGTCAAATCAGTCTTCTTACCGAAGGAGGATTTTTTGCCACCAATAACATGCTTCTTCCATTCTGGAACTTCAGCGGGAGCAGCACCCATTCCTCGCATGTTGGCCGCTAGGCTGCGGCTTTCTTCCTCCGGCAGTGGGTCAATCCAATTCTTATTAAGGCTCGTGGGCAGAGCTTCCATCTCTTGTTCGCGTTGCAGCATCTTCTGCTCGCGTCGTTCCTTAGACAACGCCGACTGCATCATGGCAGCTTGAGCTAGGGAGCCATCGGGATTTTTTACAATTCTGACTGGAGACAGATCATGTAAGGCTCTACCGTGCCCGGAGAGGAAGGGTGGTTCCTCTTCCACAATCTCAATTTCGATATCGGCTTCATCGTCCTCATCTTTCGGCAATAGGCCAGTTTCCTCGTCGAAATCGGGCATCTCACTTCTGTCCAACACACCGGAACTAATCATCTGCTTGATTTCCCAGCGCTCGGGACTGGAGATCCTGGTCACACGTTTCCTGGACTCGTGCTCGTCACCATCCAACCCATTGCCTTGCAGATTCAACATCGATGTGCTGCTACTAAAGGGTCCATCTGGGTTTCGATCCCTTAGAGACTCGTCGTCTTCTGGCGCGTGTGACAGTGGATTAAGATCCCTTCCGGAGTCCTGGTCGACCTCTTTCATTGACAAGGAAACTTTTTGGCCAGTTATTGACATAACTTTCACTTTAACAGTCTGATTCCGAGTGACTACCTC
This sequence is a window from Drosophila teissieri strain GT53w chromosome 2R, Prin_Dtei_1.1, whole genome shotgun sequence. Protein-coding genes within it:
- the LOC122614320 gene encoding cytochrome c oxidase assembly factor 5, whose product is MMRYEGNERLADETACAGVRADLKMCLLESECCKMGKTPRQCLQGNNVPSECQVLRNTFYECKRSLLDNRQRFRGRKGY
- the LOC122614313 gene encoding ATP-dependent RNA helicase DHX8, encoding MDELQKLEYLSLVSKICTELDNHLGINDKDLAEFIIDLENKNRTYDAFRKALLENGAEFPDSLVQNLQRIINLMRPSRPGGASQEKTGGDKKEDKKSQLLKMFPGLALPNDTFSKKEESNGEEKVKPEKHSETHKQPDMSDVDAAMMELEALAPGEVNTVARPPKEVSSKDRHKRRSRDRDTKRRSRSREDRHSDRRRSRSRDKERRRRSRSRDNRRRSRSREDRDRDRERRHRRSSSRDRHERRRRSRSRSTERRDRRDRSKDRSEKMPPPTAAMTDDPEAGKIYSGKVANIVPFGCFVQLFGLRKRWEGLVHISQLRAEGRVTDVTEVVTRNQTVKVKVMSITGQKVSLSMKEVDQDSGRDLNPLSHAPEDDESLRDRNPDGPFSSSTSMLNLQGNGLDGDEHESRKRVTRISSPERWEIKQMISSGVLDRSEMPDFDEETGLLPKDEDDEADIEIEIVEEEPPFLSGHGRALHDLSPVRIVKNPDGSLAQAAMMQSALSKERREQKMLQREQEMEALPTSLNKNWIDPLPEEESRSLAANMRGMGAAPAEVPEWKKHVIGGKKSSFGKKTDLTLVEQRQSLPIYKLRDDLIKAVTDNQILIVIGETGSGKTTQITQYLGECGFTARGKIGCTQPRRVAAMSVAKRVAEEYGCRLGQEVGYTIRFEDCTSPETIIKYMTDGMLLRECLMEAELKSYSVIMLDEAHERTIHTDVLFGLLKTAVQKRPELKLIVTSATLDAVKFSQYFFKAPIFTIPGRTFPVEVLYTKEPETDYLDASLITVMQIHLREPPGDILLFLTGQEEIDTACEILYERMKSLGPDVPELIILPVYSALPSEMQTRIFDPAPAGSRKVVIATNIAETSLTIDGIFYVVDPGFVKQKVYNSKTGMDSLVVTPISQAAAKQRAGRAGRTGPGKTYRLYTERAYRDEMLPTPVPEIQRTNLATTVLQLKTMGINDLLHFDFMDAPPVESLVMALEQLHSLSALDDEGLLTRLGRRMAEFPLEPNLSKMLIMSVALQCSDEILTIVSMLSVQNVFYRPKDKQALADQKKAKFNQAEGDHLTLLAVYNSWKNNKFSNAWCYENFVQIRTLKRSQDVRKQLLGIMDRHKLDVVSAGKNSVRIQKAICSGFFRNAAKKDPQEGYRTLVDSQVVYIHPSSALFNRQPEWVIYHELVQTTKEYMREVTTIDPKWLVEFAPSFFRFSDPTKLSKFKKNQRLEPLYNKYEEPNAWRISRVRRRRN